In Pantoea cypripedii, the following proteins share a genomic window:
- a CDS encoding DUF1493 family protein — protein sequence MSDDIEQRIYELVRRYDGVYLFKQKTLMPQIDIDSDLNFENDEAAALMEEFFAEFNVARGTFAIETYYPPEPSLSEILNPFNKRAVPVVPDFTLGMLIESAKAGRWLYE from the coding sequence ATGTCAGATGACATCGAACAGCGCATCTATGAGCTTGTCCGCCGTTATGATGGCGTATATCTGTTTAAGCAAAAAACGCTGATGCCACAGATTGATATTGATAGCGATCTTAACTTTGAGAACGACGAAGCGGCGGCATTGATGGAAGAGTTCTTTGCCGAATTCAATGTGGCACGTGGCACCTTCGCTATCGAAACCTATTACCCGCCGGAGCCATCCCTGAGCGAAATCCTCAATCCTTTTAATAAGCGAGCCGTGCCGGTAGTGCCGGATTTCACGCTGGGTATGTTGATTGAATCGGCAAAGGCCGGACGCTGGTTATATGAATAG
- a CDS encoding DUF1176 domain-containing protein: MTSRYLLAFALFASMAAPLWADDSGISYSHKDWELACDNTLTCRAAGYSTEEGAGGSVLLTRQAGPDTAVSGEVVLADTMDEEPKPVAALSLWIDDSSLGELQKTDNDEWRLTEAQTQAVITAVKGSGTVEFRGGVEPFELSGNGAFATLLKMDDAQGRIGTPGAMIRKGDKPESSTLVAVAAPVIQQVKVIKAQPRPLSAQELSSVKPQLIASLTDDDSCDNLEPSDDQPAAGAEPIMLTPVDGSHVLISALCWRGAYNEGYGYWLMDKRLQQKPELITDSASDYSDGVISLAQKGRGIGDCWSTAAWVWDGKDFQQSSEATTGMCRAIRAGGPWQLPTLVTNVKPAR, encoded by the coding sequence ATGACTTCCCGATACCTGCTGGCGTTCGCGCTGTTTGCCAGCATGGCTGCGCCGCTGTGGGCAGACGACAGCGGCATTTCTTATAGTCATAAAGACTGGGAGCTGGCGTGCGACAACACGCTGACCTGCCGTGCGGCGGGCTACAGCACCGAAGAAGGTGCGGGTGGATCGGTATTACTGACGCGTCAGGCGGGTCCAGACACCGCGGTGAGCGGGGAAGTGGTGCTGGCCGATACCATGGATGAGGAGCCGAAGCCGGTGGCGGCGCTGTCGCTGTGGATCGATGACAGCTCCCTCGGTGAGCTGCAAAAGACCGATAACGACGAATGGCGCTTAACCGAAGCACAGACGCAGGCGGTGATCACCGCCGTCAAAGGCAGTGGCACCGTCGAGTTTCGCGGCGGTGTCGAACCGTTTGAGCTATCTGGTAATGGCGCTTTTGCCACCCTGCTGAAAATGGATGATGCGCAGGGACGTATTGGTACACCCGGTGCGATGATCAGGAAAGGCGATAAGCCGGAAAGCAGCACGCTGGTGGCGGTGGCGGCTCCGGTGATTCAGCAGGTGAAAGTCATCAAAGCCCAGCCGCGTCCGTTAAGCGCACAGGAGCTGTCATCGGTGAAGCCGCAGCTCATCGCTTCGCTTACCGATGATGACAGCTGCGATAATCTTGAGCCGTCTGACGATCAGCCAGCAGCTGGCGCTGAACCCATCATGCTGACGCCGGTCGATGGCTCACATGTCCTGATTTCCGCGCTGTGCTGGCGTGGTGCCTACAACGAAGGTTATGGCTACTGGCTGATGGATAAACGCCTGCAACAGAAGCCTGAACTTATCACTGATTCCGCTTCAGACTACAGCGATGGGGTGATTTCGCTGGCACAAAAAGGGCGTGGTATCGGCGATTGCTGGAGCACTGCCGCCTGGGTGTGGGACGGTAAAGATTTCCAGCAAAGCAGTGAAGCCACCACGGGCATGTGTCGCGCTATTCGCGCTGGCGGCCCGTGGCAACTGCCGACGCTGGTGACCAACGTCAAACCGGCGCGATAA
- a CDS encoding YecA family protein, with protein sequence MPYEPGPVNRKELNWLEEMLEKYGTEHSVVDVAELDGMLTALLSGPNDIEPSEWLVAMWGGKKHIPKWSSEREMDRFMTLTFQHMNDIAERLSEFPEQFDPLFGTREMEGQEFTVVEEWCFGYMRGVALDDWSALPPSEQPALDAIALHGSEENFAKLDGFSQEEFEISIAAISLAALQLHDYWQEERLSQPMPAPQVPYFAGKKVGRNDPCPCGSGKKYKQCCMK encoded by the coding sequence ATGCCGTATGAACCAGGGCCCGTTAACCGAAAAGAACTGAACTGGCTGGAGGAGATGCTGGAGAAATACGGCACTGAACATTCCGTGGTGGATGTCGCCGAACTCGATGGCATGCTGACAGCGCTGCTTTCCGGCCCGAACGACATTGAGCCGAGTGAATGGCTGGTGGCGATGTGGGGCGGCAAGAAACACATTCCTAAGTGGTCCAGCGAGCGCGAAATGGATCGCTTTATGACCCTGACCTTCCAGCATATGAACGATATCGCCGAACGTTTGAGCGAATTCCCGGAACAGTTTGATCCGTTGTTCGGCACGCGGGAGATGGAAGGCCAGGAATTCACCGTGGTGGAAGAGTGGTGCTTTGGTTATATGCGCGGCGTTGCGCTGGATGACTGGTCAGCCCTGCCACCATCCGAACAACCCGCACTGGATGCCATCGCCCTGCATGGCAGCGAAGAGAATTTTGCCAAACTCGACGGTTTCTCACAGGAAGAGTTTGAAATCAGCATTGCGGCCATTAGCCTGGCTGCGTTGCAACTGCATGATTACTGGCAGGAAGAACGTCTTTCTCAACCCATGCCAGCACCGCAGGTGCCGTATTTTGCCGGGAAGAAAGTGGGCCGTAACGATCCCTGCCCGTGCGGCAGCGGCAAAAAATACAAGCAGTGTTGTATGAAATAA
- a CDS encoding serine hydrolase domain-containing protein, translated as MRLCTLLVMAVLLSACGTLSQTSAPVSDDVYLSHATFHENVDDMVRHYMQQKQVSGISIAIIHQRGAPQFYSFGITDAVHRYPITPDTLFALGSLSKGVTAEVIIELVNRGELHWNDTLATLLPASVALSADARHITLLQLVTHTSGLPRQNMDLPMLIKFMRYLGSGENFYGNLDSDAVLEYLADFRAPSHPVAQYSNLGYALLGYILQHRFHQNIESLAQRNLFIPLGMTSSSFEAATLRNFPWRALGHAGDQPKLIARGQLAPDWRFNNNMMAAASLYSNARDLIRYLDAHLSATPDQAINQAFTQVGQDYQQHGNQSQNIAWVTDHYGEQKITYQVGYIGGYSSFIGFDQHNGNAIVVLQNAFNWSNYLGIALLRDLAHKDRQP; from the coding sequence ATGAGGCTGTGCACGCTACTGGTGATGGCGGTGTTGCTCAGTGCCTGTGGCACGCTGTCGCAAACGTCTGCCCCGGTGAGTGACGACGTTTATCTTTCGCACGCCACCTTCCATGAAAATGTCGATGATATGGTGCGGCATTACATGCAGCAGAAGCAGGTCTCCGGCATCAGCATTGCCATTATCCATCAACGAGGTGCACCGCAGTTTTACAGCTTTGGCATCACTGACGCGGTGCATCGTTATCCGATCACTCCGGATACCTTGTTTGCGCTGGGATCGCTGAGTAAGGGGGTGACGGCCGAAGTGATCATCGAGCTGGTCAATCGTGGCGAACTGCACTGGAATGATACGCTGGCGACTTTGCTGCCTGCCTCGGTAGCGCTCAGCGCCGATGCCAGACACATTACGTTGCTGCAATTGGTGACGCATACTTCGGGTCTGCCACGGCAGAATATGGATTTGCCGATGTTGATCAAATTCATGCGTTATCTCGGCAGTGGTGAGAATTTCTATGGCAACCTCGACAGCGATGCGGTGCTGGAGTATCTGGCCGATTTTCGTGCCCCCAGCCACCCGGTGGCACAATATTCCAACCTCGGCTACGCATTGCTTGGCTACATTCTGCAACATCGTTTCCATCAGAACATTGAAAGCCTCGCGCAACGCAATCTGTTTATCCCGCTGGGGATGACCAGCAGCAGTTTCGAAGCAGCAACGCTGCGTAATTTTCCCTGGCGGGCGCTGGGGCATGCGGGTGACCAGCCGAAGTTGATTGCCCGTGGACAGTTGGCGCCGGACTGGCGATTTAACAACAACATGATGGCGGCTGCCAGTTTGTACAGTAACGCGCGTGACCTGATTCGTTATCTCGACGCGCATCTTAGCGCGACACCCGATCAGGCGATTAATCAGGCCTTCACGCAGGTCGGGCAGGATTACCAGCAGCATGGCAACCAGTCGCAGAATATTGCCTGGGTTACCGATCATTATGGTGAGCAGAAAATCACTTATCAGGTCGGTTATATCGGCGGTTATTCCAGCTTTATCGGGTTTGATCAGCACAACGGCAACGCGATTGTGGTGCTGCAAAATGCGTTTAACTGGAGCAACTATCTTGGCATTGCCTTGCTCAGGGATTTGGCGCACAAGGATCGCCAGCCCTGA
- a CDS encoding nucleotidyl transferase AbiEii/AbiGii toxin family protein, which yields MDDLIKLFPDVADALGIESVAIVEKDYYIVELLRLLQSLVFDTHQLVFAGGTALSKSGISLKRMSEDVDIKMVPVPGFTRKHSRNQRKNLRKNIVHRITKLIDESGMFSFDESYPCIIRDEYRYVEIPVRYPQTYAQVPCLRPFIKLELMEAVLLEASECRDICSLLTDLTKQGNIAKAFPCVTIESTQAEKLVAMMRRTAAIIRNVEREGDESLVRHIYDNFCIVRENGVDVPLLKRFVHECIQQDIERYGNQYHEFCISPVQELRMGLEELEKNIIYKQRYQQFVVPMVFGDTPISWDEAYACFHQTASDVLDIPSHKIGQYR from the coding sequence ATGGATGATTTGATCAAGTTATTCCCTGATGTTGCTGATGCTCTGGGAATTGAGTCTGTAGCAATTGTCGAAAAAGATTATTACATCGTCGAATTATTAAGACTTCTCCAATCCCTGGTATTTGATACTCATCAGTTGGTATTTGCCGGGGGAACTGCTTTGTCAAAATCAGGAATATCCTTAAAAAGGATGTCAGAGGATGTTGATATTAAAATGGTTCCTGTTCCTGGTTTTACACGGAAACATTCGAGAAATCAGCGTAAAAATCTTCGTAAAAATATTGTTCATAGAATTACTAAGTTGATTGATGAATCAGGCATGTTCAGCTTTGATGAAAGCTATCCGTGTATCATCCGTGACGAATACCGTTATGTGGAGATTCCTGTTCGTTATCCGCAGACATATGCACAAGTTCCGTGTTTACGACCTTTTATCAAACTGGAATTGATGGAAGCTGTTTTACTTGAGGCGTCGGAATGTCGTGATATTTGCTCTTTATTAACGGACTTAACAAAACAGGGGAATATAGCGAAGGCTTTCCCTTGCGTAACCATCGAAAGCACTCAGGCTGAAAAGCTGGTAGCAATGATGAGGCGCACAGCTGCCATCATACGCAATGTCGAGCGAGAAGGTGATGAATCTCTGGTGCGCCATATTTATGACAATTTCTGTATTGTCAGAGAAAACGGCGTTGACGTCCCATTGTTAAAGCGCTTTGTGCATGAATGTATCCAACAGGATATTGAGCGTTACGGTAATCAATATCATGAATTCTGCATATCGCCTGTGCAGGAGCTTAGAATGGGGCTGGAAGAGTTAGAGAAAAATATAATATATAAGCAGCGATATCAGCAGTTCGTTGTTCCAATGGTGTTTGGCGATACTCCCATTTCATGGGACGAAGCCTATGCCTGCTTCCACCAAACGGCATCAGATGTACTTGATATCCCGAGCCATAAAATTGGTCAGTATAGATAA
- a CDS encoding AraC family transcriptional regulator: protein MSANKPDAYRLRFNKVFDYIDQHLDDALLLEQLSAVAHFSPYHFHRQFTGYCGITPGRYILLMRLKRASYRLAFNSAEKIIDIALDAGFQHAESFSRAFKQVFAMTPSEFRQQPAWVRWHQCMPPLQPKRRESMPVTIIDFPTTPVAMLSHFGQPERIMETAARFVAWRKTTGLSPIASSQTFGVAPHDPATTPPETFRFDICGSVNSPIPEDNSFGVVNGVIPAGRCARLRHHGSHDALSESAWTLYRDWLPASGEELRDFPLFFHYQNFIHDVPEHQLITDIYLPLK, encoded by the coding sequence ATGTCAGCCAATAAACCGGATGCTTACCGCCTGCGCTTCAATAAGGTGTTCGATTATATCGATCAACACCTGGACGATGCGCTGTTGCTGGAACAGCTGAGCGCAGTTGCCCACTTTTCGCCGTACCATTTTCACCGTCAGTTTACCGGCTACTGTGGGATCACGCCGGGGCGCTACATCCTGTTGATGCGTCTGAAACGCGCGTCGTATCGGCTGGCATTTAATTCTGCCGAAAAAATTATCGACATTGCACTTGATGCGGGATTTCAGCACGCCGAGTCGTTCAGCCGTGCTTTCAAACAGGTGTTTGCTATGACGCCGAGTGAATTCCGTCAGCAGCCCGCCTGGGTGAGATGGCATCAGTGCATGCCGCCGCTACAGCCAAAACGGAGAGAGAGCATGCCCGTCACAATCATAGATTTTCCCACCACCCCGGTGGCGATGTTGTCGCATTTCGGTCAGCCAGAGCGAATTATGGAGACCGCTGCGCGCTTTGTCGCATGGCGTAAAACCACGGGGTTATCTCCCATCGCCAGCAGCCAGACTTTTGGTGTCGCGCCCCATGATCCCGCTACCACGCCGCCGGAAACCTTCCGTTTTGATATCTGTGGATCGGTAAACTCACCGATTCCGGAAGACAACTCCTTCGGTGTGGTGAATGGGGTGATTCCCGCCGGACGCTGTGCGCGGTTGCGCCACCATGGTTCACACGATGCCTTATCGGAAAGTGCATGGACGCTCTATCGGGACTGGCTACCCGCCAGTGGCGAAGAGTTGCGTGATTTCCCTTTGTTCTTCCATTACCAGAATTTTATCCATGACGTCCCGGAGCATCAGCTGATCACTGACATCTATCTGCCATTGAAATGA
- a CDS encoding nickel/cobalt transporter, whose amino-acid sequence MTTRSLPLDWRIPVAGLLILTLLAIGTTMYTHWGAFLQWSLATQISLHRRLVTYLLQLNGHDYNGGIWLLGGAFIYGVLHAVGPGHGKFIITTYLSTNKEILLAARVVPFLGSLMQGGSAILFVYILAVGFNLAAGDLSTSRWYVEKVSALLIGFFGLFVIYQTLKPLRQRKIAINALKPLHQHTEHCGCGQHGVGKDLSHADWKTRLGVVLTIGARPCSGAIMILLFANTLGIVSWGIAAVMTMSLGTALSILSLSLAVRYARNHTVTFFSRDNENLSWMVPAAKIVGGLIIILFATVLFLTVVPISPNGDYIAAGC is encoded by the coding sequence GTGACAACGCGTTCTCTCCCGCTCGACTGGCGGATTCCCGTCGCAGGATTATTAATCCTGACGTTACTGGCTATCGGCACCACGATGTACACCCATTGGGGTGCATTTCTCCAGTGGAGCCTCGCCACGCAAATCTCCCTGCACCGCAGGCTGGTGACGTATCTGCTGCAACTCAACGGCCACGATTACAATGGTGGAATCTGGTTGCTGGGCGGGGCGTTTATTTACGGCGTGCTGCATGCCGTTGGGCCAGGGCACGGAAAATTTATTATCACCACTTACCTCAGTACCAATAAAGAAATCCTGCTTGCGGCGCGCGTGGTGCCGTTTCTCGGCAGCCTGATGCAGGGGGGCAGTGCCATCCTGTTTGTTTATATTCTGGCAGTGGGGTTTAACCTCGCAGCGGGAGATCTCAGCACCAGCCGCTGGTATGTGGAAAAAGTCAGTGCGCTGCTGATTGGGTTTTTCGGCCTGTTTGTGATTTATCAGACGCTAAAGCCGCTCCGGCAACGGAAAATCGCCATTAATGCGCTGAAGCCGTTGCATCAACACACTGAACACTGTGGCTGTGGGCAGCATGGGGTAGGAAAAGATCTGAGCCACGCGGACTGGAAAACCCGGTTGGGGGTAGTGTTGACGATTGGTGCCAGGCCATGCAGCGGCGCGATCATGATTTTGCTGTTTGCCAATACGCTGGGGATCGTCAGCTGGGGCATTGCGGCGGTGATGACCATGTCCTTGGGTACGGCGTTATCCATTTTGTCATTGTCACTGGCGGTACGTTACGCGCGTAACCACACCGTCACGTTCTTCAGTCGGGACAATGAAAATCTCAGCTGGATGGTCCCAGCAGCCAAAATCGTGGGAGGCCTGATTATCATCCTCTTTGCCACGGTTTTATTTCTTACCGTGGTTCCCATCAGCCCAAACGGGGACTATATCGCCGCCGGGTGCTGA
- a CDS encoding DUF6088 family protein, whose amino-acid sequence MTIKALIQSRLKRSKRYVFTRDDFKDLAGYDQIGRVLRELVNEGQLLKVGYGVYTKARKNAITGKLMPAAPGGSAAVMIEALKRLKVDYRLVGASDDYNRGKSTQIPASLEIKTSPRFKRTLSVGNSKLNG is encoded by the coding sequence ATGACAATTAAAGCTCTCATTCAGTCGCGGCTGAAACGCTCAAAACGTTATGTTTTCACGCGTGATGATTTCAAGGATCTGGCTGGTTATGATCAGATTGGCAGAGTATTGCGTGAACTGGTGAATGAAGGTCAATTATTGAAAGTTGGTTATGGTGTTTACACCAAAGCACGTAAAAATGCGATTACCGGGAAGTTGATGCCTGCGGCACCTGGTGGCTCTGCGGCAGTTATGATTGAGGCACTAAAGCGGCTAAAGGTTGATTATCGCCTGGTTGGAGCGTCTGATGACTACAATCGTGGTAAATCCACTCAGATTCCTGCTTCTCTGGAAATCAAAACGTCACCACGCTTTAAAAGGACTTTATCTGTGGGAAACAGCAAATTAAATGGATGA
- a CDS encoding MetQ/NlpA family ABC transporter substrate-binding protein, with amino-acid sequence MHKKVIAGLALFSLMTTWASAAALRVAADPVPHSEILNQIKQTDKHLDLKVIELNGNLNANELLARGDVDANYFQHVPYLRDQEKALGEKFVVVATVHIEPLGIYSHKIKSLKDIPDGAQIAVPNNVTNLSRALYLLQANGVIKLKGNGDASTLVTTADISDNPHHLKIIEIEAPQLPRALDDATLAIINGNYALQAGLVPSKDALALEQAKGNPYANVLVTTPKLAHDPRILELAKDLESKQTAEFINQQYKGSVIPVHL; translated from the coding sequence ATGCATAAAAAGGTGATAGCTGGACTGGCGTTATTTTCGCTGATGACCACATGGGCCTCGGCTGCCGCACTGCGCGTAGCAGCCGATCCGGTGCCACACAGCGAAATCCTCAACCAGATCAAACAGACGGATAAGCATCTCGATCTGAAGGTGATTGAACTGAACGGCAACCTCAATGCCAACGAGCTGCTGGCGCGCGGCGATGTCGATGCCAACTACTTCCAGCACGTGCCTTACCTGCGCGATCAGGAAAAAGCGCTGGGCGAGAAGTTTGTGGTGGTTGCGACGGTACATATTGAACCGCTGGGGATTTACTCGCACAAAATCAAATCATTGAAGGATATCCCCGATGGTGCACAGATTGCGGTGCCAAATAACGTCACCAATCTGAGCCGCGCGCTGTACCTGTTGCAGGCGAATGGGGTGATTAAACTGAAGGGGAACGGTGATGCCAGTACGCTGGTGACGACCGCCGACATCAGCGACAATCCGCATCATCTGAAGATTATTGAGATTGAAGCGCCGCAGCTGCCGCGTGCGCTGGATGATGCCACGCTTGCGATCATCAACGGTAACTATGCTTTGCAGGCGGGTCTGGTGCCATCGAAGGACGCGCTGGCGCTGGAACAGGCGAAGGGCAATCCCTATGCGAACGTATTGGTGACGACGCCAAAACTGGCGCATGACCCGCGCATACTGGAGCTGGCGAAAGATCTTGAATCAAAACAAACGGCTGAATTTATCAACCAGCAGTACAAAGGGTCGGTGATTCCGGTACATCTTTAA
- a CDS encoding NAD(P)H-dependent oxidoreductase, producing the protein MNVLIVYAHPEAHSLNGSLKDFSVQHLQQSGHQVQVSDLYAMNWKAQLDAADTLAPLVGEYFQASQDPRFAFEHQLQTADISAEQEKLRWADAVIFQFPLWWFSMPAIMKGWFERVYACGFAYGVGEHSENHWGDRYGEGRLAGKRTMLVVTTGGWESHYSPRGINGPIDDLLFPIQHGMLFYPGFSVLPPVVFYQVQKSAETRFSSWCDTLATRLDTLETCEPIPFRRQNHGDYAIPALTLKEEIAPGETGFGVHRER; encoded by the coding sequence ATGAATGTATTGATTGTCTATGCCCATCCGGAAGCCCATTCGCTGAATGGATCGTTAAAAGATTTTAGTGTGCAGCACCTGCAACAGAGCGGACATCAGGTGCAGGTTTCCGATCTGTATGCCATGAACTGGAAAGCGCAGCTGGATGCTGCCGACACCCTCGCTCCGCTGGTGGGTGAATATTTTCAGGCCTCTCAGGACCCGCGCTTCGCCTTTGAGCATCAGTTGCAGACGGCAGATATCAGCGCCGAACAGGAAAAACTACGCTGGGCCGATGCGGTGATATTCCAGTTCCCGCTGTGGTGGTTCTCGATGCCCGCCATCATGAAAGGCTGGTTTGAACGCGTATACGCCTGCGGCTTTGCCTATGGCGTGGGAGAACACAGCGAAAACCACTGGGGCGACCGCTACGGTGAAGGCCGGCTTGCAGGTAAACGGACGATGCTGGTGGTGACCACCGGCGGCTGGGAGTCTCATTACAGCCCGCGCGGGATCAATGGCCCGATTGATGATCTGTTGTTCCCCATTCAGCACGGCATGCTGTTCTATCCCGGTTTTAGCGTCCTGCCACCCGTGGTGTTTTATCAGGTGCAGAAATCAGCGGAGACACGCTTCAGTAGCTGGTGCGATACGCTGGCTACAAGGCTGGATACCCTGGAAACGTGTGAACCCATTCCTTTCCGGCGACAGAACCACGGTGACTATGCCATTCCGGCGCTGACGCTGAAGGAGGAGATTGCACCGGGCGAAACCGGGTTTGGGGTACACCGGGAACGTTAA
- a CDS encoding LysR family transcriptional regulator translates to MNIGSLDLNLLLTLDVLLAELNVTRAAQRLNLTQPSVSAQLARLRGIFDDPLLLPGPRGMLPTARAEALREPLRLALESLQRAVAPPDDFDPAKANLTWRIAATDYMSSAIILPAINRLRVAAPDCRVAVFGLNPPLVAQQLEKAELDLIFHTGDHAPETLHQRKLFSERYMLAGRRGHPRLHPGLTVDEFCQLEHLIVSPDGGGFSAATDIALAKLGRSRPVVLSVPHFLFMLEVLASSDLVAVLPERLVRSSTSLQVIEPPIDVPGFDILMMWHERVQRDPAHQWLRQQMLAVV, encoded by the coding sequence ATGAATATCGGAAGCCTGGACTTAAATCTTCTGCTGACGCTGGATGTGTTACTGGCGGAGCTAAACGTGACGCGCGCCGCGCAGCGTCTTAACCTGACTCAGCCTTCGGTCAGCGCCCAGCTGGCACGATTGCGCGGCATCTTTGACGATCCGCTCCTGCTGCCAGGGCCGCGAGGTATGTTGCCGACGGCACGGGCCGAAGCGTTGCGTGAACCGCTACGGTTGGCGCTGGAATCGCTGCAACGCGCGGTTGCACCGCCGGATGATTTTGATCCGGCAAAGGCGAATCTTACCTGGCGCATTGCCGCCACCGATTATATGTCCTCAGCGATTATATTACCGGCTATCAACAGGTTACGTGTGGCTGCACCGGATTGCCGCGTGGCGGTGTTCGGCCTTAATCCACCCTTGGTGGCCCAGCAGCTGGAGAAGGCCGAGCTGGATTTGATCTTTCATACCGGCGACCACGCCCCTGAGACGCTGCATCAGCGAAAATTGTTTAGCGAGCGCTATATGCTGGCCGGGCGCAGGGGGCATCCACGGTTGCATCCGGGGCTGACGGTTGATGAATTTTGTCAGCTGGAACATCTGATTGTCTCGCCGGATGGCGGCGGATTCAGTGCTGCGACAGACATCGCACTGGCGAAGCTCGGTCGCTCGCGTCCTGTGGTGCTGTCGGTGCCGCATTTCCTTTTCATGCTGGAAGTGCTGGCGAGCAGCGATTTAGTCGCAGTGCTTCCGGAACGGCTGGTGCGTTCATCCACATCGCTACAGGTTATCGAGCCTCCCATCGATGTGCCGGGATTTGATATTTTGATGATGTGGCATGAACGCGTGCAGCGCGATCCGGCACATCAGTGGCTGAGGCAACAGATGCTGGCGGTGGTGTAG
- a CDS encoding isopenicillin N synthase family dioxygenase: protein MAMGTLPVLDLALLELPAAEQAEHLARLRETARDIGFFYLVNHGINPQLLQNVQSLTRAFFALAETEKQRVSMIHSPHFRGYNRAGVEYTRDQRDQREQFDIGAERAALTLLPGDPAWKRLQGPNLWPEALPQLRPVIYAWQQAMTDVALRLLRAFAKSLSLSANAFDALYGTHPNEHVKLIRYPGQEADASQQGVGAHKDSGFLTFLLQDEQPGLQVEVTPGNWVDALPKTGAFVVNIGELLELATNGYLRATVHRVVSPPLRKERISVAFFLGAQLDAQVPLYQLPASLAAEAQGPTSDPANPLIREVGWNYLKGRLRSHRDVAQRYYADTLNTVKS from the coding sequence ATGGCTATGGGTACCTTGCCGGTACTGGATTTGGCTTTGCTGGAGTTACCGGCCGCTGAACAGGCAGAACATCTTGCCAGGCTACGGGAAACCGCGCGTGATATCGGTTTTTTCTACCTTGTTAATCACGGCATTAATCCGCAGCTGCTGCAAAATGTGCAGAGTCTCACCCGCGCTTTTTTCGCCTTAGCGGAGACGGAAAAACAGCGGGTGTCGATGATCCACTCGCCGCATTTTCGCGGCTACAACCGGGCGGGCGTGGAATATACCCGCGATCAACGTGACCAGCGTGAGCAGTTTGATATTGGCGCTGAACGGGCGGCACTCACGCTGCTGCCGGGGGATCCCGCATGGAAGCGCCTGCAGGGGCCGAATCTGTGGCCAGAGGCGCTGCCGCAGCTGCGTCCGGTGATTTATGCCTGGCAGCAGGCGATGACCGATGTGGCTCTGCGTTTGCTGCGAGCTTTCGCCAAATCGCTATCGCTGTCGGCCAATGCGTTTGATGCGCTGTACGGCACCCATCCCAATGAACACGTCAAACTGATCCGCTACCCCGGCCAGGAGGCGGATGCGAGCCAGCAGGGAGTGGGGGCGCATAAAGACTCCGGCTTTCTGACCTTTCTGTTACAGGACGAACAACCGGGGTTGCAGGTGGAAGTCACGCCCGGCAACTGGGTGGATGCGCTGCCGAAAACCGGTGCCTTTGTGGTGAACATTGGCGAATTGCTGGAACTGGCGACCAATGGCTATTTGCGCGCCACGGTACATCGTGTGGTGTCACCGCCGCTGCGCAAGGAGCGTATCTCCGTGGCCTTTTTCCTCGGTGCACAGCTGGATGCCCAGGTGCCACTTTATCAATTGCCTGCCTCACTGGCGGCGGAGGCGCAGGGGCCGACCAGCGATCCGGCGAACCCGCTGATTCGCGAGGTGGGCTGGAATTACCTGAAAGGGCGTTTGCGATCGCATCGCGATGTCGCGCAGCGTTACTACGCCGACACTCTCAATACCGTTAAATCATAA